In one window of Meleagris gallopavo isolate NT-WF06-2002-E0010 breed Aviagen turkey brand Nicholas breeding stock chromosome 12, Turkey_5.1, whole genome shotgun sequence DNA:
- the PARP6 gene encoding protein mono-ADP-ribosyltransferase PARP6, with the protein MGTQRGVTGHGDRKWAPGDRVRGTPSEDCRDPTRRRRDLKGQYWTDDDSDGDNESEEFLYGVQGTCAADLYRHPQLDADIEAVKEIYSENAVSVREYGTIDDVDIDLHVNISFLDEEVATAWKVLRTEPIVLRLRFSLSQYLDGPEPSIEVFQPSNKEGFGLGLQLKKILGMFTSQQWKHLSNDFLKTQQEKRHSWFKTSGTIKKFRAGLSIFSPIPKSPSFPVIPDSVLKGKLGAPEVRVNRLMNRSVSCTVKNPKGEVFGYTPSTQAGVAPFNILVGGHCKNVPTLEYGFLVQIMKYAEQRIPTLNEYCVVCDEQHVFQNGSMLKPAVCTRELCVFSFYTLGVMSGAAEEVATGAEVVDLLVAMCRAALESPRKSIIFEPYPSVVDPNDPKTLAFNPKKKNYERLQKALDSVMSIREMTQGSYLEIKKQMDKLDPLAHPLLQWIISSNRSHIVKLPLSRQLKFMHTSHQFLLLSSPPAKEARFRTAKKLYGSTFAFHGSHIENWHSILRNGLVNASYTKLQLHGAAYGKGIYLSPISSISFGYSGMGKGQHRMPSKDELVQRYNRMNTIPQTRSIQSRFLQSRNLNCIALCEVITSKDLQKHGNIWVCPVSDHVCTRFFFVYEDGQVGDANINTQDPKIQKEIMRVIGTQVYTN; encoded by the exons ATGGGGACCCAGCGTGGAGTCACAG GCCACGGGGACCGAAAGTGGGCTCCTGGGGACCGCGTGCGGGGGACACCGAGTGAGGACTGCAGGGACCCGACGCGGAGGCGTCGC GACCTCAAGGGCCAGTACTGGACGGACGATGACTCCGATGGGGACAATGAGTCCGAGGAGTTCCTCTATGGAGTACAG GGAACCTGTGCCGCCGACCTGTATCGGCACCCACAGCTGGACGCCGACATCGAGGCTGTGAAGGAGATCTACAGCGAGAATGCCGTGTCCGTCAG GGAGTATGGGACCATCGATGATGTGGACATCGACCTCCATGTGAACATCAGCTTCCTCGAT GAGGAGGTGGCAACAGCCTGGAAGGTGCTTCGGACGGAGCCCATTGTCCTGCGCCTGCGCTTCTCCCTCTCCCAATACCTCGATGGCCCCG AACCGTCCATCGAGGTCTTCCAGCCATCCAACAAGGAGGGCTTTGGGCTGGGGCTGCAACTGAAGAA GATCCTGGGCATGTTCACATCGCAGCAATGGAAGCATCTCAGCAACGACTTCCTGAAGACCCAGCAGGAGAAGCGGCACAGCTGGTTCAAAACGAGCGGCACCATCAAGAAGTTCCGAGCTGGCCTCAGCATCTTCTCCCCCATCCCCAA GTCACCCAGCTTCCCTGTCATCCCAGACTCTGTGCTGAAGGGCAAGCTGGGTGCTCCTGAAGTGCGTGTCAACCGCCTGATGAACCGCTCCGTCTCCTGCACGGTGAAGAACCCCAAGGGGGAGGTGTTTGGCTACACCCCCAGCACCCAGGCAGGTGTTGCTCCCTTCAACATCCTG GTTGGTGGCCACTGTAAGAACGTCCCCACGCTGGAGTATGGCTTCCTTGTCCAG ATCATGAAGTATGCAGAGCAGCGCATCCCAACGCTCAACGAGTACTGCGTGGTGTGTGACGAGCAGCACGTCTTCCAGAACGGCTCCATGCTCaag CCGGCTGTGTGCACCCGTGAGCTGTGCGTCTTCTCCTTCTACACCCTGGGCGTGATGTCCGGTGCAGCAGAAGAGGTGGCCACAGGCGCTGAG GTGGTGGACCTGCTGGTGGCCATGTGCCGCGCTGCACTGGAGTCCCCCCGCAAAAGCATCATCTTCGAGCCTTATCCCTCTGTGGTGGACCCCAACGACCCCAAAACACTTGCCTTCAACCCCAAG AAGAAGAACTACGAGCGGCTGCAGAAAGCGCTGGACAGCGTGATGTCCATCCGGGAGATGACCCAG GGCTCCTATCTGGAGATCAAGAAGCAGATGGACAAGCTGGACCCGCTGGCACATCCCCTTCTACAATG GATTATCTCCAGCAACAGATCCCACATTGTCAAGCTGCCTCTCAGCAGG CAGCTGAAGTTCATGCACACCTCACACCAGTTCCTCCTGCTGAGCAGCCCCCCGGCCAAGGAGGCCCGGTTCCGCACCGCCAAGAAGCTCTACGGCAGCACTTTCGCTTTCCA TGGCTCTCACATTGAGAACTGGCATTCCATTCTGCGCAACGGGCTGGTCAACGCGTCCTACACCAAGCTGCAG CTGCATGGAGCAGCCTATGGCAAGGGCATCTATCTGAGCCCCATCTCCAGTATTTCCTTTGGATACTCAG ggatggggaaaggGCAGCACCGGATGCCTTCGAAGGACGAGCTGGTGCAGAGGTACAACCGGATGAACACCATCCCCCAG ACCCGCTCCATCCAGTCCCGCTTCCTCCAGAGCCGTAACCTGAATTGCATCGCGCTTTGCGAAG TCATCACCTCCAAGGACCTGCAGAAGCACGGCAACATCTGGGTCTGCCCCGTCTCGGACCACGTCTGCACCCGCTTCTTCTTTGT GTACGAAGACGGCCAAGTGGGAGATGCCAATATCAATACTCAGGACCCCAAAATCCAGAAGGAGATCATGCGTGTGATCGGGACTCAGGTGTACACAAACTGA